The DNA sequence CGGCCCTCGCGCTCAGATTTCCCACCCCGCCACCCCTCCGAGTGCAACTCAGCGCTCCAGCACGCCAGCCAGCCGCGCGGCTCGCCTCAAGGCCCGCGCGGCCTCGGCGCGATGGCGACCGCGGATGAAGGGACCGGCGAACAGTCGGAACGGTCGCCGAGACGCGGTGACGGCAAGTCCGGCGTCCTCTACACGGGCGGCCGCGGGTGGAACGGTCAGCGGCACGCCTCCGCCGCGCCCAGCCTGGTCCAGCCCGAGAGCTCGGATGACGGCGCGATATGCGGCGCCGCCCAGAGTCACTACCGCGACGGGATCGAGCGCAGCGAGCTCTTCGGCAAGGTAGCTCAGCATAGAGATCGAGCATCGACGGCGAATGGAGCACGGGCCCGGGCACGAGCGTAGTCGTCGATGGCGGCTGAATGGCGAGTTGGCGCGCCCGGGGGCGCTCAGCGCAGGGTGAGGAAGCCCGCCGCCTCGGCCCGGCGCACCATCTCCCGGATCGGGTCGTAGTCCGCGTCCTGCACCGGGACGAAGCGCGCCATCAGGCCGGCGGCCAGGATCGCCCGGCCCTCGGGATCGGCGTGCATCCCGAGGAACAGCTCGCGGAGGCGGGCCTTCGAGGCCTCGCCGAGTCGGCTCGACACGACGACCGGCGGGATCGGGCACGGGCCGATCGACTCGACGACCCGGAGCTCCCGGCCGAGCTCGGGCCGCCCGGTGGCCTCCAGCTCGAGCACGGTGCTGTCGATCCCCGACGCGTCCACCGCTCCCTCGAGCACCATCCGGATCGAGTTCTGGTGGGAGCCCGAGGGGATCGTCTCCCCGAAGTAGCCGCCGGTCTCGCCCAGCATGAGGAGATGGTCCCGCGGCATGTTGTGCCCCGAGTTCGAGTCGGGGCCGTTGTAGGCGTAGCGCTTCCCGCGCAGGTCGGCGAAGGATTGGATCGGGCTCTCCCGGCGCACGACCACGTCGGTGAAGTAGATCGGCCGCCCCTGGTAGCGGGCCGCCGCCATCACCGGCGCGCACAGGAGCTCGACGGGGCGCTGGGGGCGGTCGAACTTCTGCGCGTAGGGCAGGCCGCAGATGAACGCGAGCTGGATGCGGCCCGTGTCCAGCATCCGGTGCCGGTCCTCCCAGCCGACGCCCACGAGCAGCTCCGCCGGCTCGCCCAGGCGGCGGGTCAGGTAGCCGGCGATCCGCTCGTAGATCGGCCGCGCGTTGTCCGCCAGAAAGGAGGCGAGGGTGAGCACGATCTGATCATATGGCCATCGACCCCCGCGGGAAAGGACCCCATAATACCGGGCGGAGCGGGAACCCGTGGACGACGTGATCCGCCTGAGCCCGTCGGAGACCGTGCGGGACCGTCCGTTCGCGGACCCCTGGCACAACGCCGAGGACCTGGCGGCCATCCTCACGATGGCGGCCCGGCTTCGTCGGCTTCTGAGCCAGCCGGCGCCGTGGCCGGAGCCGCCCCGCCCGGTGGCCATCGAGGCGGCGGAGCCCGACGGCCGCCAGCATCGCGTCATCGTCTGCCGGGCGTCGGCGCTCGGGGCGGAGCGCGACCTGGCCTTCGTCGGCTTCTTCGCCAAGAAGCGGCTCGACCGGGACTGCTCGCCCCTGACGGCGGCGGACGACGAGCTGATCCTCGAACTGCCCGCCCATCCGGGCATCCTGAGCTACAGTTCGCTGGAGCTCCCGGACGGGAACTGGGGCAACCTGATCGTCGTGGACCCGCCGGAGGCGAAGGACCACTGGCGGACGAGCGAGAAGCACGCCTGGGCGGCCCGAGAGCTGGCCCCGGCGTACTACACCGTCATCCGGCTCCACAACGGCGTGTTCCCCGGGGGCCTCCGATCGGATCGTGACCCCGTGCTCCTCCGGACCCGGTACTGGGACTTCCGGGATCCCGCGCCCTGGCGTGCCGAGCGCGAGGTCCCGCCGGTCGGCCGGCGCTCGCCGGCCGAAGCGTAGCGCGCGACCGCCCTAGGAGCGTGTCGGAGTAACCTGGCAGCTCGCCCCCAGCGCGCGATGCGTCGAGCAGCGCTCCGAGCGGCGGCTCTGCCGCCGCAACCGAGGGGGTCTTCCGAGACCCCCCGAAGAGCTACTGCTTGACCAGGAAATGCGCGCGCCGGTTCTGAGCCCAGCAGGCTTCGGAGCGCTCGCTGCAGAGTGGGCGCTCCTCGCCATACGACATCAGCGTGATCCGCGCGGCCTCGACACCGTGGGAGACCAGGTAGTCGCGCGTGGCCTTGGCCCGGCGCTCGGCGAGGGCCAGGTTGTACTCGTTGGTCCCGCGTTCGTCGGCGTGGCCCTCGACGAGGACCTGCGCAGCCCGGTTCGACTTGAGCCACTGGGCGTTCGCGTCGAGGAGCGGCTGGTCCTGCGTCCGAACCTCGTAGCGGTCGAAGTCGAAGTGGACGTCGCGAAGCGCGCCGACCTCGGCGAATTCTCTGGGCGAGGGAAGCGCAGGCAGCGAGGTGCCAGGCGTGCCCGCGAAGGCGGTCGCGCCGGCCGCATCGCTCCCGGCGCCGGCGCCGCTCGACCCGCCGCTCCATGCGGCGCCGCCGGCGCCGCCCTGATTCCCGGCTCCGCCGAGGCCCGCCGTCATGCCCTGGCTACCGCCGGCGCCCGAGCCCTGGCCACTTCCCAGGCTCGCGCCGGACTTCTTTCCGCAGCTCGTCAAGGCGACGAGCGCCACCGAGAGTGTCACGAGAACCAGTCGCCACTGCCCTCCCGTCCTCATGCCCTGCCCCTTTCTCCCGCCCACGCGCGGGCCGCACACGATCGGTCGGCCTCCTACCGGGCCGGCTACCACAATGGCAGGCGCGCCGGGCACACCACGAAGAAAATCTGCTGGCCGCGCGGAAGGACGTCCAGGTTCTCCCATTTGGGAATGTGGTGGGTGCCGCTCTCAAGTGGGAGTCCGGCGAGCCGGGGAGGGCGCTGAGGCACGTCCGGGACCCACGGCCTGGCGCGCCGACCGCGAGCTTCGCCCGCGCGCCGGCGTCCCGTCAGGCGAAGCGCAGCGGGCGGCCGATCGCGAGTCGCTTCGCCTTCTCGAGCATCGTGTGGCCGAGGGCGATGTCGGTGGTGCTGAGGCCGCGGTGCCAGAAGAGGATGGTTTCGTCGTCGCGCTCCCGGCCCGGCTTCCGGCCGACCACGATGTCGGCCAGCTCCGCGTAGAGCGTCCGCTCGGAAAGCTTCCCCGCGTCGACGTGGGCGCGGAGTGCTCCGAACATCCCGCCCTTGCACTGTCCCCAGTCGTCGACGACGAGCTTGTCCATCACGTCGGTCAGCGAGAGCTCGACCGCGCTCATGGTGCCATACGGCACCACGCAGGCGCCGCGGGCGATCCAGTCGGTCCGGAGGAGCGGGGCGGGCTCGGCGAGGCGCGAGGCCTCCACCACGATGTCGGCGTCCCGGACACACGTCTCCCAGTCCTCCACGACCCGCACCGGCTTGCCGAGGTCCGCCGACAGCCGGACGCCGAACGCCGTCCGACTCTCCGGCCGGCGGGAGTGGACCCGGATCTCCGCGAAGTCGAACAGCCGATCCAGCAGGCGCACGTTCCAGTAGGCCGAGCCCCGGGCGCCGATGTGTCCCAGGACGCGGCTTCCCCGGCGCGCCAGGTGCCGGGCTCCGATGGCGGTCATGGCGCCCGTCCGCATGTCGGTGATGGCCGTCGCGTCGAGCACCGCCAGCGGCATCCCCGTTCGCGGGTCGAAGAGGTTGAGGAGGGCCATCTCGGATGGAAGCCCGAGCCGGTAGTTGTCGACATAGTCACCGACGATCTTGACTCCGGCCACGCCGAGCGGCGCGACGTAGCCGCGAAGCACGTTGAAGTGCCCGCGGAAGGCGGGGTCGGGGACCAGGTGGACACGCGCCTCGATGACGGCCTGGCCGCGCCCCTGGGCGACGAGGGCGGCCTCGACGGCCGCCAGGATCTCCTCGTCGGTCAGCGCCAGGGCCTCGATCTCGGGCCCGCCGAGATACGTCAGGAATACGGACTCGGGCATCAGCCGCCGCCGGCCCGCGCCGGTCGCGTGGGCTAGGTCATGGGAGGGAGCCTCGACGGCCCCCTCCCAAGCCCACCCCACCTTTTGGGCTGGGCGGGTGGGCCCGGCGGCAAAGCCGCCGCTCGGACGCTACTCGACGCATTCGGTGATCGGCGCCATCCGCTGGTGATTACTCCGACACGCGGCTAGCCGAGGGACCCGCGGCCGGAAGGAAATCGCGCCGCGGCGCGGGCTCGGAACGCGCGCAGGCCGCGGAGGGCGTGACCGGCCAGCCAGGCGGCCGCCCACGCCACCAGGACGAGGACGCCGACGCCGACGGCGAGCGTGAGGAACGGGTGCGTGAGCGCCAGCCAGACCCCGCCGGCCAGGAGCGCGTTCTCCGAGAGGCTCAGGAGGATGTTGGACAGGGGCTCGGGGCTCGTGTTCACCGCGAGTCGGAGGCTGGCCTTCGCTCCGTGGGCGGCCAGCGTCACGCTGCCCAGGAGAAGGAGGGCGATGACTTCCACCGGGGGCGAGAGTTCCCCGAACACGCGGACCGCCAGGAGGGCGCCGCCGACGGGCCGGATGACGGTGTGGACGGCGTCCCAGGCCGAATCGAGCCACGGGATCTTGTCCGCGAGAAACTCGATCGCGAACAGGATCCCGGCGACCGTGAGGACGAGGGGGTCGGCGAGGACGGCGAGGTGCTGGAAGCTCGGCGCCAGATGGACCCACTCCAGCCGGATGGCCAGGCCGACGAGGAACGCCGCCCCGTAGAGGCTGAGGCCGGACGACAGGCTCAGCCCGAGTGCGCTTCCGATCAGCGCCAGCGTCTCGGCCACGTCACGCCTTCTCGGGACCCAGCCGGCGCGACAGCCCGACGAGCGCCTGGAGCTTCCCGAGGGCCGCCCCGCCGTCGATCGAGTGTGCCGCCTGCTCGACTCCGTCCTTGAAGTCCCGGGCGCGGCCGCCGGCCACCAGCGCCGCCCCGGCGTTGACGACCACCATGTCGCGCTTGGGGCCGGGGTCCCCGCCCAGGATCCGGCGGATGATCTCGGCGTTCTCCTCGCGGTCGCCCCCCCGGAGGTCGGTGATGGAGGCCCGGGCGACGCCGAAGTCCTCGGGACGCACCGTCCCGGTGCGGACGAGCCCCTCCCGGACCTCCGCGATCCAGCTCTCGCCGGTGGTCGAGATCTCGTCGAGCCCGTCCGCCCCGTGGACGACGAACGCGCGGATCGTCCCGAGCTCGGCCAGGACCCGGGCCAGCGGCTCGACCAGCACGCGCGAGTAGACGCCGATGACCTGGGCGTTGGCGCCGGCCGGGTTGGTGAGGGGTCCGAGCACGTTGAAGACGGTGCGGATCCCCATCTCGCGCCGGGCCGGCATCACGTGCTTCATGGCGGTGTGGAGGAGCGGGGCGTAGAGGAAGCCGATGCCGACCTCGTCGATGCACTGGGCCACCTTGGGCGGCGTCAGGTCGAGGTTGATCCCCAGCGTCTCGACGACATCGGCCGAGCCGCACAGGCTGGACACCGAGCGGTTCCCGTGCTTGGCCACCTTGATTCCGGCACCGGCCACGACGAAGGCGGTGGCCGTGGAGACGTTGAAGGTCCCGGTGGCATCGCCCCCGGTGCCGCAGGTGTCGATCAGCATCTCGCGGTCGGTCCCGGTCAGCGCGGCCTCCACCTCGCTCCGGGTGCGGACACGCACGGCCTTGAGCCGCATGACCTCCGCGAGGCCGATCAGCTCCTCGACCGTCTCGCCCTTCATCCGGAGGGCCGTCAGGAAGGCGGCCACCTGGGCGTGGGTCGACCCGCCCGACATGATGGCCTCCATCGCGGCCGCCGCCTCCAGGCGGGTCAGGTCGCGCCGCTCCACCAGGGCGCGAATCGCCTCGACGATCACCGGACTGCTCATCGTTCCCTCCGCCGAATCGGCCGCGCCGGAGGCACGCTCCTAGGAGGCGCGAGCCTTCAGGAAGCTCGCCACGACGCCGTGGACGTCCTCGATCCTGAATGGCTTCGTCATGACCCGGTCGACCCCGTTGGCGCGCAGCTGCTCGGCGGGCAGCTCGACGCCCCACCCGGTCACCAGCACGACCGGGACATCGGGGCGGTGCGCCTTCACCGCCTGGGCCACCTGCCAGCCCGACAGGCCGGGCATCGCCAGGTCCGTCAGCACGAGGTCGAAGGGCGCCGTCCGGAACCGCTCGATGCCCTCGGAGCCCTGGCTGGCCACGGTCACTTCATGGTGGGCCAGCCGCAGCATGTCGGCAAGGGCTTCGCGGACGGGCTCCTCGTCGTCGATCACCAGCAGGCGGGCGGCGGGGACGGCGGGATCGCGCGCCGCGGTCCCGGGCGCCACGCCGCCATAGCCGGCCGGCAGCCGGATCGTGAAGAGGGAGCCCGTGCCCTCGGCCGAGTCCACCGCGATCTGGCCCCCGTGCCGCGAGATGATGCCGTACGCCATGGCCAGACCGAGCCCGGTCCCCTTGGGGCCCTTGGTGGTGAAAAAGGGCTCGAAGATCCGCCGCCGGACCTCCTCGGACATCCCGATCCCGTTGTCGGCGACGCTGACCTCGAGGGCTCCATCGACGCGCCGGCTCGCAATCGTGATCGTGCCTCCGCGCGGGAGCGCGTCCACCGCGTTCAGGATGAGGTTGGTGAGGGCCTGACGCAGCTCCGCCGGGTGGCCATCCACGGCGGGCACGGGGTCGAGGTCCAGGATCACCCGGACGTCGAGCCCGTGTGACTGGGACTCGTCGCGCCAGCGGGTCTGCGTCATCTCGACCGCGTCACGCACGACCTGGTTGACGTCCACGGTCTCGGCCGGCTGGTCGCGGCGGATCCGTGTGAACTCCTGGATCTGGCGGACCGTCTGAGCGCCGTCGAGGGCGGCGCGCTCGATCACCTGGAGCCAGCGCCGGAGCCTCGGGTCGTCCACCTGGGCCAGGATCAGCTGGACGCGTCCCAGGACCGAGGCCAGGATGTTGTTGAAGTCGTGGGCGACCCCGGAGGCCATCTCGCCGAGCGCGCGGAGCTTCTCCGTCTGGACCAGGTGCTCCTGGGCGGTCTTCAGGTCCTGGTAGGCGCGAGCGAGCTCTTCGAAGAGCCGCGCGTTCTCCAGCGCGGTGGCCGCCCGGTCGGCCACGGCCTGGGCGAGCCGGAGGTCGCGCTCGGAGAACTGTCGGATGTCGTCGTGGATGGACCCGGCCAGGATGGCCCGGACAATGCCCCCCGTCACCACCGGGACGATCAGGACCGACCGCATCCCCCAGCGGTCGAGGTCGGGCCGCGACGGGTGCTCGGCCGGCAGTTCGCCCACGTCGCGCAGGATCAGCGGCTGGCCGGTGGCGGCAACCTGCCCCACCAGCCGTTCGCCGACGCGCATCCGCACCGACCCCACGGCCGGCCCCCGCGGCGCCCCGTCGGGCGCGTCGGGTCCCACCCGAGCGGCCACCCGGAGCTCGCGCGTCTCGGGGTTGACGACGAATACCACCCACATGTCGCCGAGGATCTGCACGGCGATTTCGACCAGCGCCTCCAGCACGGCCTCCCGGCGGAGCGTCGCGCTGAAGCGGCGCGAGGCCTCGGCGAGCGCGACCGCTTCGGCCTCCTGTCGCTGCGCCTCCTCGTAGAGCCGCGCGTTCTCGATGGCCACCGCCGCCTGACCGAGCAGCGTCTGGAGCAGGGCCACGTCCGCCGTCGAGAGCGGAGCTTCCCGCCGGCCCCCGAGGGCGAGGACCCCGAGGAGCCGGTCGCCGAGGAAAATGGGGACGCCGTTGAAGGAGGTGATGCCGTGGGCCAGGACCATCTGGCGCCCGGTGATCCGGGAGTCGGTCTCGATGGACACGTCGAGGAGGGGCTTCCGGTGCTCGGCGATCCAGCCGACACCGGCTTGGCCGTAGCGCAGCCGCTCGGGAAGATGGGCCAGGATGTCGGCGTCGCCGTGCCCGGCCCGGCGGGTGAGGACGCGGCGCTCCTCGTCGGCGACCCAGAGGGTCACCAGCGGCGCGCCGAACAGGGCGCCGGTGGCCTCGGCGACCTTGCCCAGCACCTCGTCGAGGCGGAGTGAGGCCGAGACCGCCCGGTTGACCTGATTCAACGCCTCCAGTCGCGCCACGTACTCCCGGACCTCTCCGTAGAGGCGGGCGTTCTCGAGCCCGACCGCAGCCAGCGCGCCGAGCGAGGAGAGTGTTTCGATCTCCCCGGGCGTCGGCTCGTGCGGCTCCCACCAGTAGACCGCCAGGCAGCCGAACGGCGCCTCCTTGATCTGGATCGGCACCGAGAGGGCGGCGCGGTATCCCTCCTGCTCGATCAGCGCCCGGGTGCCGGGGCTCAGTGAGACCTCGCCGTCGGCCAGGATGTCCGAGGTCCAGACCGGCCTTCCTTCGCCCACCGATCGGCCGGAGGTGCCTTCCCCGAGCCGCACGGACAGCATCTGCACGAATCCCGGCGAGAGTCCGGCCCCGCGCACATAGCGCAGGACGCCATCCTCGTCCAGGCGGAAGACGCCGCAGGCGGCCACGCCGATCAGCCCGCGGACCCTCTCGACGATCAGGTCGAGTACCCGCTCGGGATCCAGCGTGGCGCTGATGAGGTGGCCGACCTCGAAGAGGGCGCGCGCCTCGGCCTCCCGCCGTCGCGCCTCCTGGTAGAGCCGCGCGTTCTCGACCGCGATGGCCACCACCTGGGCGAGATCCGCGGCCAGCCCCACGTCGTCCTCGGTGATCTCCGCCCGCCGCCCGAAGAGCGCCCACAGGACGCCGACGACCTCGTCCCGCAGCCGCACCGGAACGGCCAGCTCGCCCACGAGCCCGACGACACGCACCGCATCCGCGAAGTCCGCGCTGATCCGAGGATCGCCGAGATAGTCCGCCGTCCAGAACGGCTCCCCTCGCTCGAGGACCTGGCCCCCGACCCCCTGGCCGGGCCGGACGACGACCCCCCGGAACGCCTCGGCGCCCAGCCCGACCGCCGCCGTGAGCCGGATCGACCCGTCAGGCTCGACGAGCCCGACGGCGCCCCCGTCCGATCCGAGGAGCCGGCGGACGCCGTCCGCCACCAGCGACAGCACGGTCGAGAGATCGAGGGATCCGGTCAGTGTCTGGGTCAGCGCCGCCAGCGTCTCGGCCGTCTGCTGGCGACGGCGTGTCTGGGAGAACAGCCGGGCGTTCTCCAGGGCGGCCGCCGCGTGGTGGGCCAGGACCTCCAGGAACTCGACCTCTTCGCTCGGAATCCGGAAGCCGGGCGGATGGTACACCGCCAGAACGCCCAGCACCTCGCTCCGGATCAAGAGTGGGACCGCCACCAGGGCGCGGGTGCCTTCGCGCTGGATCCGGGCCCGGGCCTCGGCCGAGAGCTTGACCGCCGGGTCGTGCAGGAGGTCGGTCGTCTCGATCGCGCGCCGCTCGACCGCGGCTCGGCCGACCACGCCCTCGCCGAGGGCGAGCACGTGCTCGCGCATGAAGGCCTCGTCGAGGCCGAAGCCCCGCGCGTACCGGAGACGAGCGGCCGCGTCGAACCGGAAGAGACCGAAGGCCTGGGCCCCCAGGATCTCGCGACACTTCTCCTGGATGAGGTCCAGGATGCGGTCGGCGTCGAGCGTCGTGGCGAGCAGCCGGCCGACCTCGGCGCCGGCCTTGACGCGCTCGGCGCGGCCGGCGGCCAGACGGAGGAGCCGGGCGTTCTCGAGCGCGATCGCCGCCTGCACGGCGAAGTCGCCCAGCTGGACGAGGTCGGACTCGCTGAACGGCCGGTTCACCGCCCGGCGGCGGACCAGGATCACGCCCTGGACCGCCCCACCGTACAGAAGCGGCTGTGCCACCACCGCCGAGTCGAAGTCGCGGAACGGCGCGATCGAATACGGGGAGCGGGGATACTCGTTGACGATCATCCCCTCGCCGCGGACCGCCACTCGCCCGGCCACGCCCTCGTTGAGGCGGAGCGCCACCTCGTGGAGCCAGTCAGGCACGTTGAAGGACGCGTGCGGACGGAGGAGGCCGGCTGTCTCGTCGAGGAGGAAGACCGATGCCGAGTCGGCCTGCAGGAGCTCGGTCGCCCGGCGCACGATGAGCCCGAGCAGCCGCTCGGGGTCACGCTGCTGAGAGATCTCCCGCTCGATCTCGCGCAGCGCCTCCAGGCGGCGCAGACGACTCTGGGCGGTATCGAGGAGGGCGGCGCTGTCCAGCGCCACCGCGGCATGGCTGGTGAAGGAACGGAGCAGGTCCACCTCGCGCCGGGTGAAGCGGTGGCGGCGCCACGTGAACAGACAGAGCACGCCGAGGAGTCGCTCGGCCCGGGCGAACGGCACCCCGGCGAACGAGACGAGGCCCTGGTCGCGCACCCAGTCGGGCAAGGCGAGCTGTGGCGTGTTCCGCACCGAGGTGAGCACGATCGGCTTCCGGCGCTGAGCGACCAGACCGACGAGCCCTTCGTCGGCCTTCAGCACCGCGCGGAGCGGCACGCCCCGCTTGCCGGCCCGCCCCCCGGACTCGGCGACCAGCCGGAGCTCGCCGCGCTCTTCGTCCATGAGCCAGAGGTGGACCGTGACCTCGCCCGTCAAGGCGCCCGCCGCCGCCACCACCAGCTCGAGCATCTGCGGCGGCGTGAGCCCGGCGGTCGCCGCCTCGGCGAGGGTGATGAGGGTGCGCTGCGCGACCACCCCGGGGTCGGGACGCGCGGGGGCCCGGCCGCTCCTCGGCGGACGGGCGGACGGGCGTCGTCGAGACCGGGGCTTGCGCGGGGTCGGTTTCGCCATCTCTCGACTCATAATCCCAGGTATGCCTGCCGGATATGGCCCGAGCCCAGGAGCTCGTCGCGCGGTCCGGTGAGCGTCACCTCGCCGTTTTCGAGGACATAGCCGCGGTGGCAGACCTGGAGCGCGCGCAGGACGTTCTGCTCTACGAGCAGGATTGTAGTCCCCTGGCGGTTCACCGTCTCGACAATTTCGAAGATGGTCCGGACCATCAACGGGGCCAGGCCCAGGGACGGCTCATCCAGGAGGAGAAGGCGCGGTCGCGCCATGAGCCCCCGGGCGATGGCCAGCATCTGCTGCTCGCCGCCCGAGAGGGTGCCGGCCAGCTGTCCCTCCCGCTCCCGGAGGCGGGGAAACAGCGCGAACACCGCGTCGAAGCTGGCGATCCGACCGGCCCGGGCGGTCGGCGTCCGGGCGCCCATCTCCAGGTTTTCCCGGACTGTCAGCGAGGGGAAGATCTGCCGGCCCTCCGGGACGTGGGCCAGCCCGAGCCCGACGATGTCGCGCGGCGTCAGACCCCGGAGCACCTGGCCCGCGAAGACGATCCGGCCGGCCCGGGCCGGGATGAGGCCCGAGATCGCGCGGAGCGTGGTGGTCTTGCCGGCGCCGTTCGCCCCGATCAGGGCCACGCACTCCCCTTCCCGGACTTCGAGGGAGGCGGAGCGAACGGCCAGGAGGTCGCCGTACCCGGCGGCCAGCCCGTCGAGGGTGAGCAGCGCGCTCATTCGGTCACCTCGGGACTAGCAGCGCGACCGAGTCCGGCGATGGAACCGGGCCGGCTCATTCGCGCTCCGGGCCGGGAGGCGCCCCCCAGTCCTCGCCGAGGTACGCCTCGATGACACCACGGTCTGACGCGACGGCGGCCGGGGGCCCGGTGGCGATCACGTGCCCCTGGCTGAGGACCACGACGCGGTGGGAGAGGGTCATGACCGCACGCATCACGTGCTCGATCAGCAAGATGGCGATCCCGCGCGCGTTGATGCATCGGCACAGTTCCACGACCTGAGCGGTCTCGGTCGCGTTCAATCCGGCCATCACCTCGTCAAGGAGCAGGAGGCGGGGCTCGGTGGCGAGGGCCCGGGCCAGCTCGAGGCGCTTCCGTTCGGCGAGCGTCAGTCCCCGCGCCGCCACCCCAGTCTTGCCCTCGAGCCCGACGAAGGCCACGACCTCGCGCGCCCGCGCGGTCGCCTCCGCGAACCGTCGCGCGCGGGCCAGGGCGCCGACTCGCACGTTCTCGAGCACCGTGAGCCCCTGGAAGGGCTTCACGATCTGAAAGGTGCGGGCGAGCCCGCGCCGGCACAGGTCGTGGGGCCGGAGGCCCGCGGTGGACTCGCCGATCAGTCGAACGGTCCCCGCGTCGGGGGCCAGGAATCCCGAGACGACGTGGAACAGGGTGGTCTTGCCGGCGCCGTTCGGCCCGATGAGGCCGACGATCTCCCCGGCCTCCAGCGAGAGGCTGACCCCGGACAGGGCCTGGACCCCTCCGAAGCGCTTCTGGACCCCGGCCACCTCCAGCAGCGGCATCAGCCCGCCCGCAGGCCACGGCGGGCGAGCGCGCGGGCCAGGTGGGGATAGGCGCCGCGAGGCAAGAACAGGACGACGGCGATCAGCAGGACCCCGTACACGACCAGGTGCGTCCCGGCCAACCCCGCCCGGGCAAAGTAGGCGCGCGAGAGCTCGGCCAGAGGCGACAGGATGAAGGACCCCAGGATCGGGCCCATGAGGGTCCCCGCCCCACCGACGACCGGCCGGAGGATGATGTCCACCGAGAGCGGAATGCCGAAGACCGCGTTCGGCTGGAGCGAGAAGAGATAGCTGGCGTAGAAGGCGCCGCCGAGGCCGGTCAGGAACGCCGAGAGGATGATCGCCACGAGCTTCACCTGCCGGGTGTCGACGCCGAGCGCCTCGGCGGCATCCTCGTCCTCACGGATCGCCAGGAGATAGGCGCCGAGACGACTTCGCTCGACCAGGGCGACGACCCCCGTCGCCACCAGCATGAGAGCGAGCGAGACGTAGTAGTACCCGCGGTTGTCCTGGAACTGGAGCTGCCAGGGGTTACCGGTGAACTGGATGTACAGCCCGATCGCCCCTCCCACCGCCTCCGTGTTCAGGGCGAGGATCCGGCAGACCTCGGCGAAGGCGACGGTGAGCAGGACGAAGTAGAAGCCCCGGAGACCGA is a window from the Candidatus Methylomirabilota bacterium genome containing:
- a CDS encoding PhnD/SsuA/transferrin family substrate-binding protein — translated: MLTLASFLADNARPIYERIAGYLTRRLGEPAELLVGVGWEDRHRMLDTGRIQLAFICGLPYAQKFDRPQRPVELLCAPVMAAARYQGRPIYFTDVVVRRESPIQSFADLRGKRYAYNGPDSNSGHNMPRDHLLMLGETGGYFGETIPSGSHQNSIRMVLEGAVDASGIDSTVLELEATGRPELGRELRVVESIGPCPIPPVVVSSRLGEASKARLRELFLGMHADPEGRAILAAGLMARFVPVQDADYDPIREMVRRAEAAGFLTLR
- the pal gene encoding peptidoglycan-associated lipoprotein Pal gives rise to the protein MRTGGQWRLVLVTLSVALVALTSCGKKSGASLGSGQGSGAGGSQGMTAGLGGAGNQGGAGGAAWSGGSSGAGAGSDAAGATAFAGTPGTSLPALPSPREFAEVGALRDVHFDFDRYEVRTQDQPLLDANAQWLKSNRAAQVLVEGHADERGTNEYNLALAERRAKATRDYLVSHGVEAARITLMSYGEERPLCSERSEACWAQNRRAHFLVKQ
- a CDS encoding ornithine cyclodeaminase family protein, which gives rise to MPESVFLTYLGGPEIEALALTDEEILAAVEAALVAQGRGQAVIEARVHLVPDPAFRGHFNVLRGYVAPLGVAGVKIVGDYVDNYRLGLPSEMALLNLFDPRTGMPLAVLDATAITDMRTGAMTAIGARHLARRGSRVLGHIGARGSAYWNVRLLDRLFDFAEIRVHSRRPESRTAFGVRLSADLGKPVRVVEDWETCVRDADIVVEASRLAEPAPLLRTDWIARGACVVPYGTMSAVELSLTDVMDKLVVDDWGQCKGGMFGALRAHVDAGKLSERTLYAELADIVVGRKPGRERDDETILFWHRGLSTTDIALGHTMLEKAKRLAIGRPLRFA
- a CDS encoding DUF4126 domain-containing protein, yielding MAETLALIGSALGLSLSSGLSLYGAAFLVGLAIRLEWVHLAPSFQHLAVLADPLVLTVAGILFAIEFLADKIPWLDSAWDAVHTVIRPVGGALLAVRVFGELSPPVEVIALLLLGSVTLAAHGAKASLRLAVNTSPEPLSNILLSLSENALLAGGVWLALTHPFLTLAVGVGVLVLVAWAAAWLAGHALRGLRAFRARAAARFPSGRGSLG
- the trpD gene encoding anthranilate phosphoribosyltransferase; this translates as MIVEAIRALVERRDLTRLEAAAAMEAIMSGGSTHAQVAAFLTALRMKGETVEELIGLAEVMRLKAVRVRTRSEVEAALTGTDREMLIDTCGTGGDATGTFNVSTATAFVVAGAGIKVAKHGNRSVSSLCGSADVVETLGINLDLTPPKVAQCIDEVGIGFLYAPLLHTAMKHVMPARREMGIRTVFNVLGPLTNPAGANAQVIGVYSRVLVEPLARVLAELGTIRAFVVHGADGLDEISTTGESWIAEVREGLVRTGTVRPEDFGVARASITDLRGGDREENAEIIRRILGGDPGPKRDMVVVNAGAALVAGGRARDFKDGVEQAAHSIDGGAALGKLQALVGLSRRLGPEKA